From Mauremys mutica isolate MM-2020 ecotype Southern chromosome 17, ASM2049712v1, whole genome shotgun sequence, one genomic window encodes:
- the LOC123351856 gene encoding protein phosphatase 1 regulatory subunit 1A-like — SALQIRRRRPTPATLVLSSDQSSPEIDEDRLPNPLLKPGLSMSPRQRKKVHRTTPTMKELQMMVEHHLCKQQAEEEDASMGSQEPHSPGCCHHGNTDPSHSPRGTCPLAQAKTRLESQEGNHAGPDGSEYNMDTQERY; from the exons agcgctttacag ATCCGGAGGCGCCGGCCAACTCCAGCTACCCTGGTTCTGAGCAGCGACCAGTCGTCCCCAG AAATCGACGAGGACCGGCTCCCCAACCCATTGCTGAAG CCGGGTCTGTCCATGTCACCCAGACAAAGGAAGAAGGTCCACCGCACGACCCCCACCATGAAAG agcTCCAGATGATGGTGGAGCACCACCTGTGCAAACAGCaggcggaggaggaggatgcCAGCATGGGGAGCCAGGAGCCACACAGCCCTGGGTGCTGCCACCACGGTAACACagaccccagccacagccccaggggAACCTGCCCCCTTGCCCAGGCCAAGACCAGGCTGGAGTCTCAGGAGGGTAACCATGCTGGACCAGACGGGAGTGAGTATAACATGGACACGCAGGAAAGATATTAG